One Oncorhynchus keta strain PuntledgeMale-10-30-2019 unplaced genomic scaffold, Oket_V2 Un_scaffold_275_pilon_pilon, whole genome shotgun sequence genomic window carries:
- the LOC118378379 gene encoding sal-like protein 1 isoform X2, translating into MHQASDILLNSQVSRGLKPASLQRDTEEPCSEEDPPCKESDAHVCSRCCAEFFELSDLEQHQKNCTKNQLVLIVNENPASPSGSFSPGSPPHNPDEQMNDMVNNTDQAECSDLLEHNALDKEESMDFDVSGINAHPGHDNDGGSSHMEGGSNINMNTDEGNGHSSSRNSSGPAPGTSSVSASQLPPLGNLTDLGSISMINSNVIIENLQSTKVAVAQFTQETQRSSGSGSGGPRVAVPALMEQLLGLQQQQIHQLQLIEQIRHQILLLASQSPEMQVPPSNSTPGGSLGPSANPLTTLSSHLSQQLAAAAGLAQSLASQSASISSLKQLAERVQLPQSNNPSSGESSQSISSLGPSTVNNSQSSSDKRPIHAISSNLHSQLSNPSHTKSSMPAFGIGSLLNPVTNPHLPQPPSGNHLFSSSLPSIGTTVEDLNSLAALAQRKGKSPTSFEPKSSSEEAFFKHKCRFCAKVFGSDSALQIHLRSHTGERPYKCNICGNRFSTRGNLKVHFQRHKEKYPHVQMNPYPVPEHLDNIPTSTGIPYGMSMPPEKPVTSWLDSKPVLSTLTSSVGMLLPPTIPSLPPFIKKEDHSVAITSPPISTKTDSGCDAAEPSMKSNDGLSEEAAALPMSNGKTEEGSHSSSFMASVSSESERNTEYTTSNSPPMMTNPLMPLMSEQFKAKFPFGGLLDPLQGSETSKLQQLVENIDRKLTDPNECVICHRVLSCQSALKMHYRTHTGERPFKCKVCGRAFTTKGNLKTHYTVHRAMPPLRVHHSCPICQKKFTNAVVLQQHIRMHMGGQIPNTPLPDSYPESMGSDTGSFDERNFDENFDDLDNFSDDDMEGMEGVEGMEDGPDSSVPDTPKSADASQDSLCNSPSHPEMVVQDGQEKNHHAHHNAYHNTHHDIDYRIHHNNHHNNQLNSHHDNQHHNHHNPHQRLVEELQASRMKAMGNGGSMEGDCLTNDSSSLGGDIESPSAGSPAVSESTSSMQPPSPTNGHPQHQRKSPSLEERQERQERQERHQRAMSLDHISASLMQHHPSSIGALDLTSCNPSKDPLGMLFPFRERGTFKNTACDICGKTFACQSALDIHYRSHTKERPFICTACNRGFSTKGNLKQHMLTHQMRDLPSQLFEPSNTSLSSSPTPSLLSVNSLSSMIKSEVNGFLHGLHHHQDHHRDHHRDHHRDHQDRDHRKDMPSNMPHGLVTTSASTSPVLSASAPPRRTPKQHYCNTCGKTFSSSSALQIHERTHTGEKPFACHICGRAFTTKGNLKVHMGTHMWNSAPARRGRRLSVDGSMAFLGTNPVKFPEIFQKDMVSRVGNGDPASFWNQYAAAFSNGLAMKTNEISVIQNGGLPSLSGSMGNGGSSPVGGLTGNLEKLHSTETSAALAGLEKMANAENGTHFRFTRFMEDNKEIATN; encoded by the exons ATGCATCAGGCATCAGACATCCTACTGAATTCACAAGTGTCAAGAGGCTTGAAGCCAGCGTCCCTACAAA GGGACACAGAAGAGCCCTGCTCGGAGGAAGACCCCCCCTGTAAGGAGTCAGATGCCCATGTCTGTAGCAGATGTTGTGCTGAGTTCTTTGAACTATCAGATCTTGAACAACACCAGAAGAATTGCACTAAGAATCAATTAGTTCTGATAGTGAATGAGAATCCTGCCTCTCCTTCCGGAAGCTTCTCGCCTGGCTCCCCTCCACATAATCCTGATGAGCAGATGAATGACATGGTTAATAACACTGATCAAGCAGAGTGCAGTGACCTTTTGGAGCATAACGCTCTCGACAAAGAAGAATCCATGGACTTCGACGTTTCCGGAATCAACGCTCATCCTGGTCACGACAATGATGGAGGCAGCAGCCACATGGAGGGAGGCAGTAACATCAACATGAACACGGACGAGGGAAATGGCCACAGTTCCAGCAGGAACAGCTCCGGACCAGCACCGGGCACCTCGTCCGTCTCTGCCTCCCAGCTACCTCCGCTTGGAAACCTGACTGACCTGGGGAGCATCTCTATGATCAACAGCAATGTCATCATCGAAAACCTGCAGAGCACCAAAGTGGCTGTGGCCCAGTTCACCCAGGAGACGCAGCGCTCCTCTGGGTCTGGGTCCGGGGGCCCGAGGGTGGCAGTGCCGGCCCTGATGGAGCAACTCCTGGGCCTGCAGCAGCAACAGATCCACCAGCTGCAGCTCATTGAACAGATCCGTCACCAGATCCTGCTACTGGCCTCCCAGTCCCCTGAAATGCAGGTGCCCCCCAGCAACTCAACACCAGGAGGCTCGTTGGGGCCGTCAGCTAACCCACTGACCACGCTCAGCTCCCATCTCTCACAGCAGCTGGCTGCAGCTGCGGGCTTAGCACAGAGCCTGGCCAGCCAGTCTGCCAGCATCAGCAGCCTGAAGCAGCTGGCTGAAAGGGTGCAGCTACCTCAGAGCAACAATCCCAGCAGCGGTGAATCATCTCAGAGCATCAGCTCACTGGGACCGTCCACAGTCAACAACTCCCAGTCGTCATCTGACAAGAGGCCAATACATGCGATCAGCAGCAACCTCCACTCTCAGCTCAGTAACCCATCACACACTAAGTCATCCATGCCAGCCTTTGGGATAGGTAGCCTGTTGAACCCTGTAACTAATCCACATCTACCTCAGCCCCCATCTGGAAACCACCTGTTTTCCAGCTCCCTGCCCAGTATTGGCACCACAGTGGAGGACCTCAACTCTCTGGCTGCGCTGGCCCAGAGGAAAGGCAAGTCACCAACTTCATTTGAACCCAAGAGCAGCTCTGAGGAGGCGTTCTTCAAGCATAAGTGCAGATTTTGTGCCAAGGTGTTCGGGAGTGACAGTGCCTTGCAGATCCACCTGCGATCTCACACAGGTGAGAGGCCGTACAAGTGTAACATCTGTGGAAATCGCTTCTCCACCCGTGGTAACTTGAAGGTCCACTTCCAGCGTCATAAAGAGAAGTATCCACATGTTCAGATGAATCCATACCCTGTCCCCGAGCATTTAGACAATATTCCAACGAGCACCGGCATTCCATATGGTATGTCAATGCCTCCAGAGAAGCCTGTGACCAGCTGGCTGGACAGCAAGCCTGTTCTCTCCACTCTGACCTCATCAGTGGGCATGCTGCTCCCACCAACCATACCCAGCCTGCCGCCATTCATTAAAAAAGAGGATCATTCGGTAGCCATAACCAGCCCCCCCATTTCGACAAAGACTGACTCCGGTTGTGACGCTGCTGAGCCATCAATGAAAAGCAACGACGGTTTGTCTGAAGAAGCTGCAGCCCTGCCTATGTCAAACGGGAAAACTGAAGAGGGCAGTCACTCGTCGAGCTTCATGGCGAGCGTGAGCTCTGAGTCTGAGCGCAACACAGAATACACAACCTCCAACAGCCCACCTATGATGACCAACCCTCTTATGCCCCTCATGTCTGAGCAGTTCAAGGCTAAGTTCCCGTTCGGGGGCCTCTTGGACCCGCTCCAGGGGTCGGAGACCTCCAAGCTGCAGCAGCTGGTGGAGAACATCGATAGGAAGTTGACGGACCCCAATGAGTGTGTCATCTGCCACCGTGTGCTCAGCTGTCAGAGCGCTCTGAAAATGCACTACCGTACTCACACTGGAGAGAGGCCCTTCAAGTGTAAAGTGTGTGGCAGAGCCTTCACCACCAAAGGGAACCTGAAGACCCACTACACCGTCCACCGGGCCATGCCTCCACTCAGGGTCCATCACTCCTGCCCCATCTGCCAGAAGAAGTTCACCAACGCAGTGGTCCTGCAGCAGCACATCCGAATGCACATGGGAGGGCAGATCCCAAACACCCCACTGCCAGACAGCTACCCTGAGTCCATGGGCTCCGACACAGGCTCCTTCGATGAGAGGAACTTTGATGAGAACTTCGATGACCTGGACAACTTCTCTGATGATGATatggaggggatggaaggagTAGAAGGGATGGAAGATGGCCCTGACAGCAGCGTCCCAGACACCCCTAAGTCAGCTGACGCCTCCCAAGACAGCCTGTGCAATTCCCCATCTCACCCCGAGATGGTCGTCCAGGACGGGCAGGAGAAAAATCATCATGCCCATCACAATGCCTACCACAATACCCACCATGATATTGACTATAGAatccaccacaacaaccaccataACAATCAGCTTAACAGCCACCATGACAATCAGCATCACAACCACCATAACCCCCACCAGAGGCTGGTAGAGGAGCTACAGGCCAGCAGAATGAAGGCCATGGGGAACGGAGGTTCAATGGAAGGGGACTGCCTAACTAACGACTCCTCATCCCTAGGTGGGGACATCGAGAGCCCGAGTGCCGGGAGTCCAGCAGTGTCAGAATCTACCTCTTCCATGCAGCCCCCATCCCCCACGAATGGGCACCCCCAACATCAACGTAAATCCCCCAGCTTggaggaaagacaggagaggcaggagagacaggagaggcacCAGAGGGCTATGTCCCTGGATCACATCAGTGCCAGCCTCATGCAGCATCACCCTTCTAGCATCGGGGCCCTGGACCTGACATCCTGCAACCCGTCTAAAGACCCACTGGGCATGCTCTTCCCATTCCGTGAGCGTGGCACGTTCAAGAACACGGCCTGTGACATCTGTGGGAAAACGTTTGCATGTCAGAGTGCATTGGACATCCACTACCGAAGCCATACCAAAGAGAGACCGTTCATTTGCACAGCCTGTAACCGGGGCTTCTCGACCAAGGGCAACCTGAAGCAGCACATGCTCACCCACCAGATGAGAGACTTGCCCTCGCAGCTCTTCGAACCCTCTAACACCAGCCTCTCCTCCAGTccgaccccctccctcctctctgtgaaCTCCCTGTCCTCCATGATCAAATCAGAGGTCAACGGCTTCCTCCATGGcctccaccaccaccaggacCACCACAGGGACCACCACAGGGATCACCACAGGGACCACCAGGACCGAGATCACCGTAAGGACATGCCCAGCAACATGCCCCATGGCCTGGTGACCACCTCGGCCTCTACATCCCCAGTGCTCTCGGCCTCTGCCCCTCCACGCCGGACACCCAAGCAGCACTACTGCAACACTTGTGGGAAGACCTTCTCCTCCTCTAGCGCTCTGCAGATACATGAGAGGACCCACACTGGGGAGAAGCCCTTCGCCTGCCACATCTGTGGTCGGGCTTTCACCACCAAAGGAAATCTCAAG gtTCATATGGGCACACACATGTGGAACAGCGCCCCTGCCAGACGCGGCCGCCGGCTCTCTGTAGACGGCTCCATGGCCTTCCTGGGCACCAACCCTGTCAAGTTCCCAGagatcttccagaaggacatggTGTCTAGGGTGGGCAACGGAGACCCGGCTAGCTTCTGGAACCAGTACGCTGCAGCCTTCTCCAACGGCCTGGCCATGAAGACCAACGAGATCTCTGTCATCCAGAACGGAGGCCTGCCGTCTCTGTCGGGGAGCATGGGGAACGGGGGCAGCTCGCCCGTGGGCGGCCTCACAGGCAACCTGGAGAAGCTACACAGTACAGAAACCAGTGCTGCTCTGGCTGGGCTGGAGAAAATGGCCAATGCCGAGAACGGGACCCACTTCCGATTCACACGTTTCATGGAGGACAACAAAGAGATTGCCACCAACTAG
- the LOC118378379 gene encoding sal-like protein 1 isoform X3, whose protein sequence is MNDMVNNTDQAECSDLLEHNALDKEESMDFDVSGINAHPGHDNDGGSSHMEGGSNINMNTDEGNGHSSSRNSSGPAPGTSSVSASQLPPLGNLTDLGSISMINSNVIIENLQSTKVAVAQFTQETQRSSGSGSGGPRVAVPALMEQLLGLQQQQIHQLQLIEQIRHQILLLASQSPEMQVPPSNSTPGGSLGPSANPLTTLSSHLSQQLAAAAGLAQSLASQSASISSLKQLAERVQLPQSNNPSSGESSQSISSLGPSTVNNSQSSSDKRPIHAISSNLHSQLSNPSHTKSSMPAFGIGSLLNPVTNPHLPQPPSGNHLFSSSLPSIGTTVEDLNSLAALAQRKGKSPTSFEPKSSSEEAFFKHKCRFCAKVFGSDSALQIHLRSHTGERPYKCNICGNRFSTRGNLKVHFQRHKEKYPHVQMNPYPVPEHLDNIPTSTGIPYGMSMPPEKPVTSWLDSKPVLSTLTSSVGMLLPPTIPSLPPFIKKEDHSVAITSPPISTKTDSGCDAAEPSMKSNDGLSEEAAALPMSNGKTEEGSHSSSFMASVSSESERNTEYTTSNSPPMMTNPLMPLMSEQFKAKFPFGGLLDPLQGSETSKLQQLVENIDRKLTDPNECVICHRVLSCQSALKMHYRTHTGERPFKCKVCGRAFTTKGNLKTHYTVHRAMPPLRVHHSCPICQKKFTNAVVLQQHIRMHMGGQIPNTPLPDSYPESMGSDTGSFDERNFDENFDDLDNFSDDDMEGMEGVEGMEDGPDSSVPDTPKSADASQDSLCNSPSHPEMVVQDGQEKNHHAHHNAYHNTHHDIDYRIHHNNHHNNQLNSHHDNQHHNHHNPHQRLVEELQASRMKAMGNGGSMEGDCLTNDSSSLGGDIESPSAGSPAVSESTSSMQPPSPTNGHPQHQRKSPSLEERQERQERQERHQRAMSLDHISASLMQHHPSSIGALDLTSCNPSKDPLGMLFPFRERGTFKNTACDICGKTFACQSALDIHYRSHTKERPFICTACNRGFSTKGNLKQHMLTHQMRDLPSQLFEPSNTSLSSSPTPSLLSVNSLSSMIKSEVNGFLHGLHHHQDHHRDHHRDHHRDHQDRDHRKDMPSNMPHGLVTTSASTSPVLSASAPPRRTPKQHYCNTCGKTFSSSSALQIHERTHTGEKPFACHICGRAFTTKGNLKVHMGTHMWNSAPARRGRRLSVDGSMAFLGTNPVKFPEIFQKDMVSRVGNGDPASFWNQYAAAFSNGLAMKTNEISVIQNGGLPSLSGSMGNGGSSPVGGLTGNLEKLHSTETSAALAGLEKMANAENGTHFRFTRFMEDNKEIATN, encoded by the exons ATGAATGACATGGTTAATAACACTGATCAAGCAGAGTGCAGTGACCTTTTGGAGCATAACGCTCTCGACAAAGAAGAATCCATGGACTTCGACGTTTCCGGAATCAACGCTCATCCTGGTCACGACAATGATGGAGGCAGCAGCCACATGGAGGGAGGCAGTAACATCAACATGAACACGGACGAGGGAAATGGCCACAGTTCCAGCAGGAACAGCTCCGGACCAGCACCGGGCACCTCGTCCGTCTCTGCCTCCCAGCTACCTCCGCTTGGAAACCTGACTGACCTGGGGAGCATCTCTATGATCAACAGCAATGTCATCATCGAAAACCTGCAGAGCACCAAAGTGGCTGTGGCCCAGTTCACCCAGGAGACGCAGCGCTCCTCTGGGTCTGGGTCCGGGGGCCCGAGGGTGGCAGTGCCGGCCCTGATGGAGCAACTCCTGGGCCTGCAGCAGCAACAGATCCACCAGCTGCAGCTCATTGAACAGATCCGTCACCAGATCCTGCTACTGGCCTCCCAGTCCCCTGAAATGCAGGTGCCCCCCAGCAACTCAACACCAGGAGGCTCGTTGGGGCCGTCAGCTAACCCACTGACCACGCTCAGCTCCCATCTCTCACAGCAGCTGGCTGCAGCTGCGGGCTTAGCACAGAGCCTGGCCAGCCAGTCTGCCAGCATCAGCAGCCTGAAGCAGCTGGCTGAAAGGGTGCAGCTACCTCAGAGCAACAATCCCAGCAGCGGTGAATCATCTCAGAGCATCAGCTCACTGGGACCGTCCACAGTCAACAACTCCCAGTCGTCATCTGACAAGAGGCCAATACATGCGATCAGCAGCAACCTCCACTCTCAGCTCAGTAACCCATCACACACTAAGTCATCCATGCCAGCCTTTGGGATAGGTAGCCTGTTGAACCCTGTAACTAATCCACATCTACCTCAGCCCCCATCTGGAAACCACCTGTTTTCCAGCTCCCTGCCCAGTATTGGCACCACAGTGGAGGACCTCAACTCTCTGGCTGCGCTGGCCCAGAGGAAAGGCAAGTCACCAACTTCATTTGAACCCAAGAGCAGCTCTGAGGAGGCGTTCTTCAAGCATAAGTGCAGATTTTGTGCCAAGGTGTTCGGGAGTGACAGTGCCTTGCAGATCCACCTGCGATCTCACACAGGTGAGAGGCCGTACAAGTGTAACATCTGTGGAAATCGCTTCTCCACCCGTGGTAACTTGAAGGTCCACTTCCAGCGTCATAAAGAGAAGTATCCACATGTTCAGATGAATCCATACCCTGTCCCCGAGCATTTAGACAATATTCCAACGAGCACCGGCATTCCATATGGTATGTCAATGCCTCCAGAGAAGCCTGTGACCAGCTGGCTGGACAGCAAGCCTGTTCTCTCCACTCTGACCTCATCAGTGGGCATGCTGCTCCCACCAACCATACCCAGCCTGCCGCCATTCATTAAAAAAGAGGATCATTCGGTAGCCATAACCAGCCCCCCCATTTCGACAAAGACTGACTCCGGTTGTGACGCTGCTGAGCCATCAATGAAAAGCAACGACGGTTTGTCTGAAGAAGCTGCAGCCCTGCCTATGTCAAACGGGAAAACTGAAGAGGGCAGTCACTCGTCGAGCTTCATGGCGAGCGTGAGCTCTGAGTCTGAGCGCAACACAGAATACACAACCTCCAACAGCCCACCTATGATGACCAACCCTCTTATGCCCCTCATGTCTGAGCAGTTCAAGGCTAAGTTCCCGTTCGGGGGCCTCTTGGACCCGCTCCAGGGGTCGGAGACCTCCAAGCTGCAGCAGCTGGTGGAGAACATCGATAGGAAGTTGACGGACCCCAATGAGTGTGTCATCTGCCACCGTGTGCTCAGCTGTCAGAGCGCTCTGAAAATGCACTACCGTACTCACACTGGAGAGAGGCCCTTCAAGTGTAAAGTGTGTGGCAGAGCCTTCACCACCAAAGGGAACCTGAAGACCCACTACACCGTCCACCGGGCCATGCCTCCACTCAGGGTCCATCACTCCTGCCCCATCTGCCAGAAGAAGTTCACCAACGCAGTGGTCCTGCAGCAGCACATCCGAATGCACATGGGAGGGCAGATCCCAAACACCCCACTGCCAGACAGCTACCCTGAGTCCATGGGCTCCGACACAGGCTCCTTCGATGAGAGGAACTTTGATGAGAACTTCGATGACCTGGACAACTTCTCTGATGATGATatggaggggatggaaggagTAGAAGGGATGGAAGATGGCCCTGACAGCAGCGTCCCAGACACCCCTAAGTCAGCTGACGCCTCCCAAGACAGCCTGTGCAATTCCCCATCTCACCCCGAGATGGTCGTCCAGGACGGGCAGGAGAAAAATCATCATGCCCATCACAATGCCTACCACAATACCCACCATGATATTGACTATAGAatccaccacaacaaccaccataACAATCAGCTTAACAGCCACCATGACAATCAGCATCACAACCACCATAACCCCCACCAGAGGCTGGTAGAGGAGCTACAGGCCAGCAGAATGAAGGCCATGGGGAACGGAGGTTCAATGGAAGGGGACTGCCTAACTAACGACTCCTCATCCCTAGGTGGGGACATCGAGAGCCCGAGTGCCGGGAGTCCAGCAGTGTCAGAATCTACCTCTTCCATGCAGCCCCCATCCCCCACGAATGGGCACCCCCAACATCAACGTAAATCCCCCAGCTTggaggaaagacaggagaggcaggagagacaggagaggcacCAGAGGGCTATGTCCCTGGATCACATCAGTGCCAGCCTCATGCAGCATCACCCTTCTAGCATCGGGGCCCTGGACCTGACATCCTGCAACCCGTCTAAAGACCCACTGGGCATGCTCTTCCCATTCCGTGAGCGTGGCACGTTCAAGAACACGGCCTGTGACATCTGTGGGAAAACGTTTGCATGTCAGAGTGCATTGGACATCCACTACCGAAGCCATACCAAAGAGAGACCGTTCATTTGCACAGCCTGTAACCGGGGCTTCTCGACCAAGGGCAACCTGAAGCAGCACATGCTCACCCACCAGATGAGAGACTTGCCCTCGCAGCTCTTCGAACCCTCTAACACCAGCCTCTCCTCCAGTccgaccccctccctcctctctgtgaaCTCCCTGTCCTCCATGATCAAATCAGAGGTCAACGGCTTCCTCCATGGcctccaccaccaccaggacCACCACAGGGACCACCACAGGGATCACCACAGGGACCACCAGGACCGAGATCACCGTAAGGACATGCCCAGCAACATGCCCCATGGCCTGGTGACCACCTCGGCCTCTACATCCCCAGTGCTCTCGGCCTCTGCCCCTCCACGCCGGACACCCAAGCAGCACTACTGCAACACTTGTGGGAAGACCTTCTCCTCCTCTAGCGCTCTGCAGATACATGAGAGGACCCACACTGGGGAGAAGCCCTTCGCCTGCCACATCTGTGGTCGGGCTTTCACCACCAAAGGAAATCTCAAG gtTCATATGGGCACACACATGTGGAACAGCGCCCCTGCCAGACGCGGCCGCCGGCTCTCTGTAGACGGCTCCATGGCCTTCCTGGGCACCAACCCTGTCAAGTTCCCAGagatcttccagaaggacatggTGTCTAGGGTGGGCAACGGAGACCCGGCTAGCTTCTGGAACCAGTACGCTGCAGCCTTCTCCAACGGCCTGGCCATGAAGACCAACGAGATCTCTGTCATCCAGAACGGAGGCCTGCCGTCTCTGTCGGGGAGCATGGGGAACGGGGGCAGCTCGCCCGTGGGCGGCCTCACAGGCAACCTGGAGAAGCTACACAGTACAGAAACCAGTGCTGCTCTGGCTGGGCTGGAGAAAATGGCCAATGCCGAGAACGGGACCCACTTCCGATTCACACGTTTCATGGAGGACAACAAAGAGATTGCCACCAACTAG